In the Pongo abelii isolate AG06213 chromosome 9, NHGRI_mPonAbe1-v2.0_pri, whole genome shotgun sequence genome, GCAAGGTAAAGGGTATATGGGGGACCTCTGacctctgtactatctttgcaagtGTCCTTTTTTtcctgtactatctttgcaagtgtcttttttttttttttttttttttgagatggagtctcactctgttgcccaggctggagtacagtgacacaatcgcagctcactgcaagctccgcctcccaggttcacaccattctcctgcctcagcctcctgagtagctgggactataggcgcctgccaccacgcccggctaattttttgtatttttagtagacacagggtttcaccgtgttagccaggatggtctcaatctcctgacctcgtgatccacccgcctcggcctcccaaagtgctgggattacaggcgtgagccaccgtgcccggccccttccttttttttttgagacagggtcttgctctgtcgcccaggaggctggaatgcagtggcacgatcacagctcactgcagcctcgacctcctaggctcaactcatcctcctgtctgagcctccagagtagctaggactacaggtgcgtgccaccacccccggctgaGGTCACACCGCGAAGAGTCAGACTCTTGAGCCAGGCTCCATGGCCTCTTGAAGCTTCATACTGGCCTTGGGTCATCCTCCCTAAAGCCCAGTGACGTGGGTGTCATCATCACCATTTCAAGGCACAGAAACTGATGCTCAGGGTAGTGACGCAGTAACACCACAGGGACGTTAACTCAATCTCAGTCCACAGCATGTGTCCTGCCTCTGGCACCATGGGCCTCCCATGGTGGGGGCCCAGTGAAGGAAGGGATCCTGCCTCTAGTTTCCCTCTGGGGCCACGGGCCCCTCTGGGCATCTGCTGAGAAGGCGGCCACACGTCCATACATGTACACAAAGGGTAGGAGCTGCCCACCTCCTCCACCAGCAGGCTCTGGAGCTCCCGCTGGCAGTCCTGCATGCGCTGGCGGTCCGCGCTGTCCACTACCCAGATGAGGCCATCGGTGCTCTCAAAGTAGTTCCGCCAGTAGGACCGCAGGGACTTTTGGCCACCCACATCCCAGATGTTCAGCTTGAATCTGGGCAAGAAGCGGGTGACAGGAGGGTCAGCTGGGCCCCTCTCCCACCTTCCCTGCCCTGCTCTGGGCTGGCCCACCCACGGGGCCCCTGCTCACCCTCGGTGCTCCAGGGTCTTGATGTTGAAGCCCAGCGTTGGGGAGATGGTGTCAATGTCCTCCCCATTGAACTTCTTCAGGATGGTTGTCTTTCCAGCATTGTCCAGGCCACTGGGGCACAGCAGGTTAAGGAGAAGTCCCTGTTCTCTGCCAGGTGGTGACATCGCCACAGAGCCCCTTAGGGGactcattatttcatttcccaccatgTATCAAACTGAGTTGAGCACACGCCTGACCATAATCGGCCCACAATAAATATGAAAGTATCAAATTATAAATATCATCTCTACTGAACAAAAGCTCCTCAATTTGtcgaacacctactatgtgccagactctCTTCTGGGTGCTAGAGGACAAAGCCCTGCCCTTAGGAAGCTTACACTCTAGTGGGAAGACAGTCAATAAAgtacaaacaaatgagaaaagaaggCCCTGCCAGATCCTGGCTAGCGCCATCAACACAATAGAGAGGCTTTCCAACAAGGCCATCGGAGGAGGCTCTTTCAGCTCGGGTGCcggggaaggcctctctgaggtgTCTGGAGCTGAGACTCAAAATACAAGGAGCAAGCTTTTTGAAGAACTAAGGTAAGAACAAACATCTGGAGGCAGCCACCCTCATTTGTTTCTGGAATATTCCAGACCTGCTACTGCACAGTGCAAATTAATGGGTGTGCTTATGTGCTTACCTGTGGAGGGAACCACCCTCCTCTATCCTCCCAACACTGCAgctcagttgggcatggtggggtgGGAAGGTCCTGGACTCGACCACCTTTCCCTGCTCATCACAGCTGGGGCGAATGACCCAGGCCCAGGAGAGGGGTGAGGAGGGCACTTCCCCTGAGGCCCAGCCTTAGCCCCTGGAACCTGGCCGCTGATGACCCCCTGTCCCCAACCCATCATCCATGTTTCCTTCCCCTCTTGATCATCCCCACTGGCTGATGAGCTTGCTGTTCTTTCTCCCACCTTAAAAAGAgcaaataggccgggcgcagtggctcacacctgtaatcccagcactttgggaggccaaggtgggtggatcacctgaggtcaggagttcgagaccagcctgaccaacaagatgaaaccccatctctactaaaactacaaaaattagccaggcgtggtggcaggcgtctgtagttccagctactcgggaggctgagacaggagaattgcttgaacccgggaggcagaggttgcaatgagccaagatcacaccactgtactccagcctgggcgactcagtgagaccccgtctcatttaaaaaaaaaaaaaaaaaaaaaagagcaaacaaagCCCTTGATCCCTCTGCCCCATCTAGTTATTCATTTATATCTTTCCTTTTACAGGAAATCTCAGAATAGTTGTTTGTGCTCACCCCCATTTCTGCCTTCTTGCTCTTCCAAGAACACACTCCCATCAGGCTTTTGCTGCCACTGTGGCCAAAACTGCTCTTACCAAGGTCAGTCCCCAAAGACCTCCCTGTGGCCCTCTAGTGCTGGGACAGTGCTCAGTCATCTTCTGTTCCCCACTCAGCACCTGATGGAGTGGCTCGCCCTCCTCCCCAGCACATGCGCTGCCCTTGGCACTGGGACACACCCTCACCTGGTTCTCGTCCTCACCTGACTTCATCCTGGTACAACCGGGTTCTCTTCTCTGGCCACGCTCATCCCTGGGTGACCTCATCCAGGATCACAGCTTCAAATACCATCTCTATCCTGATAACACCCAAATGTGTACCTCCCACACACTGGACCTCAGTGCCTGCATCCAGCTGCCTGCCTGACACTTCCGGGCTAACTCAGAGGCATCTCACatggcacacacaggcacacacagggtTCTCATCTCCACCCTGAACCTGCTCCTCCCCCAGTCCTCTCCATCTCAGCAAATGGTTCCTCACCCTTCTAATTGCTCAGGCCAGAAACTTCCATGACCTCACCACTTCCATtctggtccaagccaccatccTATCTCACCTGGCATCACTGCAGTGGCCTAACTGGTCTCCGATTCCTTCTCGCCACTGCACTTCTCACTGAAagggaaaaccaaaaaccaaaaggCCCTAGGTGAGGTGGTTCCCAGTCAACGCTCCTCCCCACTCCAGCCATACTGCCCTCCTCGCCAGTCCTCTGAACACACCAGTTAGTCCTCCCAGGGCCTCTGACTTGCTGTTCCCTTTGCTTTAAAGTTTCCCCCGATTGCTATATGATTCAACTCTCACCTCCCTCATGTACTcaattgtcacttttttttttttgagacagagtttcactggtcacccaggctggagtgcaatgacacgatctcagctcactgcaatctctgcctcccacattctagcaaatctcttgcctcagcctcctgggtagctgggattaaaggtgtccaccaccacacccagctaatttttgtattttcagtagagacaggatttcaccatgttggccaggctggtctcaaactcctgacctcaagtgatccatccgcctcagcctttcaaagggctgggattacaggcatgagccaccgcaccctgccatcATACAGTGGACTTCTTTGACCACCCTAAATTGCATTGTTCTCCATACATATGTATGTAGTGGGAGTTCATCCTGGAGCAGTAAAAGGCCCTGTTCCCCAGAAGCATGGTCCAAAGCATGgcccatatatatatagtatgtatggagaatatatatatgtataaatagagacggggtctcactatgttgcccaggctggtctcaaacacctgggctcaagcaagcctcccacctcagcctcccaaagtgctagggttaccacgtgtgtgccactgcacccagcctctattaCATATTTTACTTACTTCCTGTGTTGTCTTTCTACCCCCCGCGAATTACAGAATTTCCATGAAggtaagatttttttgttttattagccTGGCCTCTAggacagtgtctagcacatattAGGCACTCAATATTTATCAAATGGGTGAACTGTATGCTTTTCTCAAAGTTCTTTAAAACAGacatggggccgggcgcggtggctcacgcctgtaatcccaacactttgggaggcgaaggcgggtggatcacttgagctcaggaattcgagaccagcctgaccaacaaagtgaaaccccgtctctactagaaatatattttaaaaaatagccgggcgtggtggcgggcacctgtaatcccagctacttgggaggctgaggcaggggaatagcttgaacccaggaggcggaggttgcagtgagccgagattgcgccactgcactccagcctgggcaacaagaacgaaactccgtctcaaataaaataaaataaaataaaacagacatgGGCCGGactccgtggctcatgcctatattcccagagttttgggaggctgaggcgggaggatcacttgagcctagaagctggaggctgcagtgagccttgattgcgccactgcactccagccagggcaacagagcaagaccctggctcaaaaaataaaacagtcatgatgtgattattaagtTATATGTGCATGTAAGCGTCTTATCTCCCCTGCCATTCCCCCGCGGGGCCCAGCGCAGAGCAGAGGGAACAGGTGCGGGCGCCTAACTGGACTCAGAAGGCGCACAGGGCGCACGGGGCACTCGGGCCCACACACACATCCTCAGCCACAGGGACAACCACGGGCCGCGTAGCACCAAAGAGACGGACTGTTGGATCCACGCTCGAAAGGATCCGCGGAGCCCACACCCGCCACCCACCACCCCGCACGCCCCCGGGATTCGGAGCTCGAGGGCGGGGCCGGGGCCTGGAACCCTCGGGCCCGGGGGAGGAGATCAGAGCCGGGAGGGCAGCGGCCCCACGCTTGGGCCAGGCCGCCGGGTGGTGGCGTCCGAATCATCTCCGGGACCCACCGCCCCTGACATTCGGGCCGCCCAGCCCTGCCGCTGAGCCTGCAGGCCCGCTTCTGCGGCCCTCGGAGCTGGCCCCTGCCCCAGTCCGGGGGTGCGGCTCCTCCCGGCCCGCCGGGGCGATTGGTGGGGCCCGCGTGGTGACGCCAGGGGCAGTTGGGACGCGCCGGCCGCCGCGTTCGGCTCCCGACAGGGGGCGCCCGGCACCGCCCGCCCGGCGGGGCCCCGCTACCCTCGCGGCTCCGGCGTCCGGGAGGATACAGCATGAGCAGTCGCAGCTCCCGCTCTTTCTGCTTCATCTTCTTCAGAATGGTCAGGAGCCCCATGGTCCCCGGAGCCCCCTCCCGGCCGCCGTTTCTTCCCAGTCCCGGGACCCCGCTCCCGGTTCCTATTGGCTATCACGCTCGCCGACGCCATAGCCGATTGGCCGGACGCTCGTTTGGTCCCGCCCCCACGACACGTGACCGCGAGGTCGCCTGCGACGCGGCTGCGAGGGTCCCTCTAGCGGCGCAGGGGGTTTCTGTGCTGCCGCCCGCCCTGACGGTGCGCCTcgagggctgaggctgggggagcaAGGGCGActcccccaccctttcccctgccGGACCGGGGCTCTCGGCCGGAGCGGAAACCTTGAAGTTCTTGAG is a window encoding:
- the ARL2 gene encoding ADP-ribosylation factor-like protein 2 isoform X1, which encodes MGLLTILKKMKQKERELRLLMLGLDNAGKTTILKKFNGEDIDTISPTLGFNIKTLEHRGFKLNIWDVGGQKSLRSYWRNYFESTDGLIWVVDSADRQRMQDCQRELQSLLVEERLAGATLLIFANKQDLPGALSSNAIREVSPGPRTGSLRERGTHLFILKAFIKNNQKGWVQWLTPVIPALWEAKASGSPEVRSSRSA
- the ARL2 gene encoding ADP-ribosylation factor-like protein 2 isoform X3; the protein is MGLLTILKKMKQKERELRLLMLGLDNAGKTTILKKFNGEDIDTISPTLGFNIKTLEHRGFKLNIWDVGGQKSLRSYWRNYFESTDGLIWVVDSADRQRMQDCQRELQSLLVEERLAGATLLIFANKQDLPGALSSNAIREALELDSIRSHHWCIQGCSAVTGENLLPGIDWLLDDISSRIFTAD
- the ARL2 gene encoding ADP-ribosylation factor-like protein 2 isoform X2, giving the protein MGLLTILKKMKQKERELRLLMLGLDNAGKTTILKKFNGEDIDTISPTLGFNIKTLEHRGFKLNIWDVGGQKSLRSYWRNYFESTDGLIWVVDSADRQRMQDCQRELQSLLVEEVGSSYPLCTCMDVWPPSQQMPRGARGPRGKLEAGSLPSLGPHHGRPMVPEAGHMLWTEIELTSLWCYCVTTLSISFCALKW
- the ARL2 gene encoding ADP-ribosylation factor-like protein 2 isoform X4, producing the protein MGLLTILKKMKQKERELRLLMLGLDNAGKTTILKKFNGEDIDTISPTLGFNIKTLEHRGFKLNIWDVGGQKSLRSYWRNYFESTDGLIWVVDSADRQRMQDCQRELQSLLVEEVDPSPQMLWAIRGGVRLSSESPRHPSIFSPPAPGRSNPPHLC